The region ATTACTGGCTGAAAAAATATGATGCTGCAGTCAATGAATGCGCGGATATTGTCGATGATCAGGAAAATGGACTGAGCGCTCGATATTGGCGTGGAGCCGCTTATCGGGTGACCTGCCACCGAACTTTCATCCGGCAGCGATTAGAGCCCCGGCGGTTTTGAATACGCCAAGTGGCGCGGTGTGAGCAACCGGCGGAAACGCGAAGCTTTCATCTCGCGCAGCGTTGGAGCCGGTTGCGGCAATGGTATCGGCATAGCTTGCCGGGGTCTGGTATCCGAGCGATGAGTGCGGCCGGAAGTGGTTGTAATCGTCGGCCCATTCAGCAATGGCGCTTCGGGCATGGTCGAGGCCGAAGAACAGGCTTTCGTTGAGCAGCTCGTCGCGCATGCGCCCGTTGAAACTCTCGACATAGCCATTCTGCATCGGCTTTCCCGGCGCGATGTAGTGCCACTCGACCTTATGATCTTTTGACCAGGCAAGGATAGCATTCGAAGTGAGTTCCGTGCCGTTGTCGGAGACGATCATCCCCGGTTTGCCGCGCCGTTCGATCAGCGTCGTCAGTTCGCGAGCGACGCGACGACCGGAGATCGAGGTGTCCGGGATCGCCGCCAGGCATTCGCGCGTCACGTCATCGACGATGTTGAGCACGCGAAACCTCCTTCCGCAAGCGAACTGGTCGTGAACGAAATCCAGCGACCAGCGGGCATTGGCCTTCGCTTCGACCAGGATCGGTGCACGCGTGCCGACAGCACGCCGCCGGGCTTTGCGCTTGCGAACGGAAAGCCCTTCCTCGCGATAAAGCCGGTAGATGCGATTGACGCCGGACGGCTCTCCTTCCCGTCGAAGCAGGACGAACAGTCGCCGATAGCCGAAACGCCGACGCTCGTTTGCAAGGTCACGCAGCTTTGCCCGCAGCGCCACCTCCGGCGGTCGGCAGGACCGATAACGCACCGTCTTGCGGTCGGCGGATATGATCTGGCAGGCCCGCCGCTCCGAAAGACCCATCATGGCCTTCAGATGCGTGACGGCTTCACGCTTGGCGGCAGGCCCTACCATTTTTTTGCAAGAAGCTCGCGGAGCGCGGCCGCATCCAGCATCTGTTCGGCCAGCAGCTTTTTCAGCCTGGCGTTCTCGTCCTCAAGCGCCTTCAGCCGCTTGGCCTCGGACACTTCCATACCACCGTATTTGGCTTTCCAGTTGTAAAACGTCGCTTCCGAAATCCCGTGCTTACGGCAGAGGTCGGCCGCCTTCGCACCAGCCTCCTGCTCCTTCAGCACCGCAATTATCTGCTCTTCGGTAAATCTCTGCTTCTTCATTCGTCCGTCCTTTGATGGGCCGGACTCTAATCAATTCTGGAGGAAATTCGCAGTGGCAGGTCACGGGAACTACAGGACGACGACAACGCGATCAAGGAGCTAAGCGTCGTCGCGGAATCGAAGAGTAACTGGCGAGTATCGGCCGCAATTGACCTGTCGATGCTCTATTTCGGTCAAAACGACAATAACGCAGCCCTCAACGTGCTGAATAAGTACGACTACCTGTATGATCTCAAGGCGGCTGGGAAAGATGACGTCGCCGTAGCATTCAACAACAGGTGCTATGCCTATATGGAGCTGGGGGATTATAAAAAGGCCTTGGACGACTGCACCAACTCCCTCGCCAACGGAAACATCCCCGATGCATATAAGAAACAGCAGGAGCTGTTGAAACTGATTGCGTCCCGCTGATGCAGCAGTCGACGCGCGTCCAATGGCAATCGGCCAAAGCTTCTTGGAAAGGGGCCCGTTACCGTCCGACCTTCGATCTCCAGATTGGATCGATAGGCTTGTACCTGCAAGAATCTGAACTGGTGGGCGCGACGTCCGACTCGCGGCACAGGCCGCGATAGCGCCTCGAACAGCCCGCATCCTCAACTCACCGAGCTTCCACATCCCCTCGTTAGCAATTTATTGACCATAACCTGGCTTTACTGAGCCCGATGGAGTCGGAATTCCCGCCCGTCGTCGCGTGTTCGGTGTGAGACGGGTTTGTTCGTGTTGAAGTATTCACTGCAAGATTTGTCAGGCGGAATTGCCACGCTTCTGTCGCGTGCGGAGCGATTCGCAGCGCAGACCATTCTGCCGGCTCTGTTGGCGCTGCCGGCACTTGTCGGTTCCGCATCATTTGCCTCAGCTGAGGATCGTGCCCTGAAGCTGTTCTTTACCCATACGGGCGAGAAGGCGACGATTACTTACAAGCGCGACGGAAAGTTCGATGCCAAGGGCCTTGCCCAGATCAACCGGTTTCTGCGCGACTGGCGAAGGAACGAGCCGACCCGGATGGATCCCCGGTTGCTCGACCTGGTCTGGGAAGTGTACAAGCGCAGCGGCGGCAAGGATTACATCCACATCGTGTCCGCCTATCGCTCTCCCACCACCAACAACATGCTCCGCAACCGCTCGCGCAGCACCGGTGTCGCCAAGAAGAGCCAGCACATGCTTGGCAAGGCGATGGATTTCTACGTTCCCGGCGTGAAGCTTGCAACGCTGCGGGCGCTTGCCATGCAGATGCAGGTCGGCGGTGTCGGATATTATCCGACCTCCGGATCGCCCTTCGTGCATCTCGACGTCGGCAATGTCAGGGCCTGGCCGCGCATGTCGCGGCAGGAACTCGCGCGCATATTCCCGAATGGGCAGACGATGCACCTCCCGGCCGATGGCCGGCCG is a window of Rhizobium sp. N324 DNA encoding:
- a CDS encoding IS3 family transposase (programmed frameshift); amino-acid sequence: MKKQRFTEEQIIAVLKEQEAGAKAADLCRKHGISEATFYNWKAKYGGMEVSEAKRLKALEDENARLKKLLAEQMLDAAALRELLGKKMVGPAAKREAVTHLKAMMGLSERRACQIISADRKTVRYRSCRPPEVALRAKLRDLANERRRFGYRRLFVLLRREGEPSGVNRIYRLYREEGLSVRKRKARRRAVGTRAPILVEAKANARWSLDFVHDQFACGRRFRVLNIVDDVTRECLAAIPDTSISGRRVARELTTLIERRGKPGMIVSDNGTELTSNAILAWSKDHKVEWHYIAPGKPMQNGYVESFNGRMRDELLNESLFFGLDHARSAIAEWADDYNHFRPHSSLGYQTPASYADTIAATGSNAARDESFAFPPVAHTAPLGVFKTAGALIAAG